In one Castor canadensis chromosome 15, mCasCan1.hap1v2, whole genome shotgun sequence genomic region, the following are encoded:
- the Irx3 gene encoding iroquois-class homeodomain protein IRX-3 encodes MSFPQLGYQYIRPLYPTERPGAAGGGGSAGARGGPGSGASELAASGSLSNVLSSVYGAPYAAAAAAAAAAQGYGAFLPYAAELPIFPQLGTQYELKDSPGVQHPAAAAAFPHPHPAFYPYGQYQFGDPSRPKNATRESTSTLKAWLNEHRKNPYPTKGEKIMLAIITKMTLTQVSTWFANARRRLKKENKMTWAPRSRTDEEGNAYGSEREEEDEEEDEEDGKRELELEEEELVGEEEDTGGEGLADDEEDEEIDLENLDSAAAGSELTLAGATRRDGNLGLGPISDPKNSDSEESSESLEERPLPVLSLAPAPPPVATAPPSPLSPPTGLDPCAPAPAPSSSLQKPKIWSLAETATSPDNPRRSPPGAGGSPPGAAVAPPALQLSPTAAAAAAAAHRLVSAPLGKFPAWTNRPFPGPPPGPRPHPLSLLGSAPQHLLGLPGAAGHQATAAYARPAEPEGGTDRCSALEVEKKLLKTAFQPVPRRPQSHLDAALVLSALSSS; translated from the exons ATGTCCTTCCCCCAGCTTGGATACCAGTACATCCGCCCGCTCTACCCAACCGAGCGCCCTGGAGCCgcaggcggcggcggcagcgCCGGGGCCCGGGGCGGACCGGGCTCCGGAGCCTCGGAACTGGCCGCCTCCGGGTCCTTATCTAATGTGCTCTCGTCGGTGTACGGGGCGCCCTACGCCGCGGCCGcagcggccgccgccgccgcccagGGCTACGGCGCCTTTCTGCCCTATGCCGCGGAACTGCCCATCTTCCCGCAGCTG GGAACCCAGTATGAACTGAAGGACAGCCCTGGGGTGCAGCACCCGGCCGCAGCCGCCGCGTTTCCGCACCCGCACCCCGCCTTCTACCCATACGGCCAGTACCAGTTCGGGGACCCATCCCGTCCCAAGAACGCCACCCGGGAGAGCACTAGCACGCTCAAGGCCTGGCTCAACGAGCACCGCAAGAACCCCTACCCCACCAAGGGCGAGAAGATCATGCTGGCCATCATCACCAAGATGACGCTCACCCAGGTGTCCACCTGGTTTGCCAACGCGCGCCGGCGCCTGAAGAAGGAGAACAAGATGACATGGGCGCCCCGCAGCCGCACGGACGAGGAGGGCAATGCTTACGGCAGTGAGCGGGAGGAGGAAGACGAAGAAGAAGACGAGGAGGACGGCAAACGCGAGCTggagttggaggaggaggagctcgtgggggaggaggaggacacCGGGGGCGAGGGCCTGGCAGACGACGAAGAGGACGAGGAGATCGATTTGGAGAACTTAGACAGCGCGGCTGCCGGGTCTGAGCTAACCCTGGCTGGGGCGACGCGCAGGGACGGCAACCTCGGCCTGGGACCCATTTCGGACCCCAAAAATAGCGACTCGGAAGAAAGCTCCGAAAGCTTGGAGGAACGGCCACTGCCGGTCCTGAGCCTGGCCCCAGCGCCACCGCCAGTAGCTACGGCTCCGCCATCTCCACTCTCGCCCCCCACTGGCCTGGACCCCTGCGCCCCGGCACCAGCGCCCTCCTCCTCCCTGCAGAAACCCAAGATCTGGTCGCTGGCCGAGACGGCCACAAGCCCGGACAACCCGCGCCGCTCGCCTCCCGGAGCGGGAGGGTCTCCTCCTGGGGCAGCCGTCGCGCCCCCGGCCCTGCAGCTCTCTCCTACGGCGGCCGCTGCAGCAGCCGCGGCTCACAGACTCGTCTCGGCGCCACTTGGCAAATTCCCGGCTTGGACCAACCGGCCGTTCCCAGGCCCGCCGCCTGGCCCTCGCCCACACCCGCTCTCCTTGCTCGGTTCGGCCCCTCAGCACCTGCTGGGACTTCCCGGAGCCGCGGGCCACCAGGCTACCGCCGCCTACGCTCGGCCCGCGGAGCCTGAGGGCGGAACAG ATCGCTGTAGTGCCTTGGAAGTGGAGAAAAAGTTGCTCAAGACAGCTTTCCAGCCGGTGCCCAGGCG GCCCCAGAGCCACCTGGACGCTGCTCTTGTCTTATCAGCTCTCTCCTCATCCTAg